From Mus musculus strain C57BL/6J chromosome 17, GRCm38.p6 C57BL/6J, the proteins below share one genomic window:
- the Lbh gene encoding protein LBH yields the protein MSVYFPIHCSDYLRSAEMTEVMMNAPSMEEIGLSPRKDGLSYQIFPDPSDFDRCCKLKDRLPSIVVEPTEGEVESGELRWPPEEFLVQEDEQDNCEETTNEKKDQ from the exons ATGTCTGTATATTTCCCCATTCACTG CTCTGACTATCTGAGATCGGCTGAGATGACCGAGGTGATGATGAACGCTCCATCCATGGAAGAGATTGGTCTCAGCCCCCGCAAGGATGGCCTTTCCTATCAG ATCTTTCCGGACCCATCAGACTTTGACCGTTGCTGCAAGCTGAAGGACCGCCTGCCCTCCATAGTGGTGGAACCCACTGAAGGGGAGGTGGAAAGCGGGGAGCTCCGGTGGCCTCCTGAGGAATTCCTGGTCCAGGAGGATGAGCAAGAcaactgtgaagagacaacaaaTGAAAAGAAGGACCAGTAG